Genomic segment of Sebastes umbrosus isolate fSebUmb1 chromosome 22, fSebUmb1.pri, whole genome shotgun sequence:
CCAAATAAGGAAAGGTTGGTAGTAACGtgaatgatatacagtatatgtctaaGTCTCACAACAAAATAGACCCTCAGATTAAGAGTCtcatgctctaccgactgagctagccgGGCTAATATTAGCACAGGCACTAGTATTAATGCATGGACTAAACTTGATCCGTTCTGTCAACCATAAGAGACCCACTACAGaaccagtttttgtcttttttaggggggttcaggtggtctttaggggggatagcaggtcagcagtagatgtcacatagtggtgtgcatcatctgaaagctgggaacctggagattaatttgagatgcagctcagcactgtgtgtcaaggtGTTATGAATCTacaataaacatgaataaaaaaataaatcgtgACAGCAATTTTTGAGTTCATactatttgttacacagatttggtgcttaattaaaccattttttgatcaataatccctccaaaataccacattaagacaccaagagcttgaggaacaccatagaaaaagccatgctgtgatttgatatCAAAAACTtgtgacatttgtatatttctgcaagaaaatgtatgtagaaatattcaaatacaccatttagagaaaaggcaaaataacacatttgtactgcacgCAGCTACAGCCTCTTATAGGACATGTTTTTCCCTTGATTACAATGTACTTTTGACATTATAAAATACGCTTTGAAGGGGATTTTCAGAAGTGCAAGGGATCCAAGAATTTCCTAGATTCTTTGAAGAACTTGACAAGATAGAGAGAACGCAATAAAACTTACCGAAGCCTCAACTGCTCCGATCAAAAACAACGTACAGctgaagagacaaaaaaaagctcACCTCCTTGTTGCATGGTGGACGGAAGCACGTTTTCCCCCGCTGACAGTGACACAAAGAAGGCGAAGGGGATCACCCACAGGCAGATGGTGAAGTACGCCAGCACCTTGATGCCAAACGAAAGATTATATAAAACAAGTATAGGAGAAATTAGAATTCCTAAAAAGACAGTACATGGTATCATTAATCTGAGACGATCTTACCTCTGAGAATGGATAATACTCTTGTGCAAAGTACTGGAAGGCCATATAATGGTTCACCACTACCAACACTGGAGAAGGAAGAATAAACAATGTTAAAAtagaaacaggaaaaaaaaaaagacatccatGTACATGTCACTAGGAGATAATGTGCGTCATACATACCACAAGAGAGGATGAAGTTTGGGGAGCTCAGCAGTATGTAGGGGAAAGTCTGCAGGAGGCCGAAGTACACCAGGTTGGTGAAGAGGCCGACTCCCACCATCAACACTGGGAAACCTTCAAAGAGATAGAGACCTGCCAGCATGCCTGTCGAGAACtggacacattcacacaaacagtgaaacagaacaCGGGCGTTGTTAACTACATattttaatacagtatattcttaAAAAATGGCATCACTCTACATCCACTTACTCACCATTATCATGTACTTTATTATTCGACTGGTGGCTACTGTGTATTCCTCTATTAGTTCGGCCAAGTAGTACAGGCCAGCAGCTGGGTGAAGAAGACACAGATAAGGTGATGAGCAACCAAACaggtaaaacaacaaaaacagagagaaaattcTTTGTCATCGGTGCTGCAAAACAGCACTTTCACAGATTCATTTATTAACTTAATCCGCCACTTTTGCTGGAAATCAACTCATATTTaggtttccaaaaaaaaaaaagaaaggtgatCTGTTAATTTCGATAATGTGGTGGAGATTATTTCAGAATACGCCGGACAGGAGGATAGTGTTATCTTCACTGCAGTTAACAGTAGCGCTTGGTATTGTTTGAAACTTTTTTAAACTAATACGATACAATACCTGAGTTTTGGTACCACTAGAGcttcaacaattaatcaattaattattaaattatcggcaactattttttaaatatttttgaagacagaaattctctgattccagcttctaaaatgtgaatattttctggtttctttacacctctatgacagtaaacttaatatctttgagttgtggacaaaacaaaacaattgaggacgtcattttgggctttgggaaacactgaacaacacttttcaccattttctgacattttatagaccaaacaactaatcgattaatcgagaaaataatcaacgattaatcaacaataaaaataagttagttgcagccctatgtACATCTACAAAAATGACACCTAAAGAAAATGATCGTGGAGTGCACAATCATTTTCTTTAAGTGTCATTTTGTAGTCCACATCACTGCAACGTCCCGGATTCGATTCCAGccttgggacctttgttgcatgtcataccctTGTCTCTCCACTCATTTCTAGTCTCTGTCTctaaaactgtcaaataaatgcaaaaaatgccacaaaaaaataataataaaaaaagaaaattatcaTTCAATACTTTAATTTGAAGAATATTAACACGCTTTTCTACaatctttttctcctctctcaaaTGTTACAGATTTCTATTCAAAAAACTTTGGATGCTAAAGACCAATTTAAGTCAGGACCCAAAAGGTACATATAGTCAATATATTGCTAATGAACAGCTAAGGCCAAGCAAGAAAGACAGGCCAAATATCAGTTCAGTCGAGTGagttaataaaaatacagaCATGACCCACAGTTACTGAGCCCATGTGGAATGAAGGCCAAACACAGCCAAAAAGACTGTACGTCAAAACATGTATGCCAGAGGGGGGACGGCTCACAGAGCAGAGGCTCATGGGAGAGTCCGAGAGCTTCATCACGCAAAGGCAATCTGCACTTTCcaaaagataaagagagagaagaatagCGACAGCAAACTGCCTTGCTCTTTTGATCTCCTTATTTGTCTGCCAGCAGACAGACACTCGCCGTAAACTTTGTTCCTCCCTCATCAATGGACAAATCACcacaataaagaaaatatgaacaaCAAATCATCGTTGCTTGCTGGATTTACCAGAGGAAAAGACTGATAAGAACACTGCCTGAAtgaaatacagtatacagtaaacACAATTGTGATTCAAATGAGGCAATATCGGAtaagaaaaagtaaacaaactaaGAATCTAATGAAGCATGTGATGCCAATTCCTACTAATAAGATACTGTATGATACGCAATCACAGGTTACGCATGCTCTTTCACCTAGTTTTGATTACAAAGCAGCTTATGAGCAGCAACAAAAAGCCGGAAGAAAAGCTACTAAGTAAGGTAGTCActggtaataaatcaagtccGTACCACTTTCTCATAATGCACATATTACGGAGGATTATAAATGTATCTAACGGCTAAATCATTTCCAAATGCTTCACAGATCAGTTATAAGACATTTGTTTGTTGACAGGTTGTGAGAAATCCTTTTGGCTTTTGATGACTCTTTCTTTTCAGTAATAATGTAGTAATGAATGCTGGTAATCCATTACTTAAATGCTCACTTTCTGAGAAGCCATGAGTGCCCTATTAATGTCAATAAGTTGCTAATAAAAGGCGTTCTGTCTTTCGGTCTGATTTGCACCTTTGGTAATATGCGTGCTCAAGatcatgtcaaactgcagcgcATGATCAAGACAGCAAGCAGGATCACTGGGATCGATCAGGTGTCTGCAGCACAGCTGTATAGGGAccttattctaaaaaaaaaaagcagatcaGATCCTCAACGATCCTACCCATCCTCTCCATCAGAAACTCAAAAGGAGCAGTAGATCAAATAGCAGattcctgcagaaaaaaaatatgcatttgGGTTGTGTGCAGGATCCTGGGAAGTGTGTGAGgtttttatatgttgtttttaagaGACATGTATATGACCACATGAATTTCCGCTTgtgggataataaagttgacctttgacctttaataAACAGATGCTTTTTGTGATGAAAAAGACAAAGCAAATGTCATGCTCAAGCAGAGAAGACACCAGCCAAAACGATTTTCACAGCCTGACTAACAAGAAGTTGTTCATATTAATGGATTATAACTGACCTATACAGCAttagtaaatgttttatttaacattgaTAAACAGAGGTTgccttattagaaagtggtaccatcatttaatttaataaatgttttaagCTGTATTCAGTTTAGCAAACAAACTGGAAATCCTTGTTCTTTGATCCCCCCCtccaaaaaacacatgcacacagagacCTGACAGGTGAGTGTGACAGACACTAACAGAGGTTGACAGTCAAGCAGCCACACCTGCACCTGACAGCTGCTGCAGGTGTTTACGTGGCCAGGTAGCTAACTAACTGGCAACGTGGACAGACTCTCTGCCAAGTTTCCTATAAAATAAAACGTTTTGGAGCAACATATTGTTGGTACAGCTCGTGACAGGCACATGTTATGTAGCCAGCATGTCAACTAACCTACTAGATTATATAATGTAAACAAAAAGGCTAGATTATTAAGCAATATAGGTTCATATAAGATTACATAATAACCTTAAAGACAGTTGCTGGATGCTACTTTACCTACTGCATACCAGACATTATGACCACACTAATGCTGCAACTGATTGATTAGTTAATATCGATTAAAAAGgttgaaggagagagagagagagagaaatgcaaaCTATTAGCAAACATCCTGCagaagctagctagctaaacaTGCTAGCAGCACTTCTGTGAACTAACACGTgtaacttatttattctttaggCAGATTGactttttctctttgcattttaTCATCAACTCAATGCTCAGTGTTAATACAGTCGCAGCTTTGAGAAACGGAGCCTCCTTTGATGTTAAATGGTGCAACTTCTCCTGGTCCGCTAGCATTAGCAGGCGAATATTAGCTACGgatttcccagcatgcactcACTTACCTATTGCTAGAGTGACGAAGGATATCTGGATGATTAGCGACAGCCAgctgagtaaataaataaaccacatCTCTCTGCATGTGAAACGACAcacaaatatatgaaaataagacaGAAAACGAGCTAGCAGGGCTGCTAACTAGCTCTGTGGAGAACCGGTCAAAGTTCCTGCCCCTCAGTGTGTTCAGTAGAGGccgaggagaggagacaagaaggGCCTGCACTCAGGATGGTTCTGGGTGTAGCATCACCTGTGGTTGGAGGTGGAAGTGCAGTAGTCTGACAgataacaaaacacaagtaCTGTATTTGTGTTCCTGAGAAATACATTATAAATGGCTGTATTTACTCaaagcaaggcaaggcaagtttatttatatagcacatttcatacacaaaggcaattcaaagtgctttacatatataaaagcaagataaaagagcacaaagtgcataagataaaaacagataaaagaatataaaagtataagttaaaaggataataaaaacaatcaaaagacagtaaagtgcagcatttgatcaattaagaaaagcGTCTGAGAACAGTTTTTGGTCTTGAGTCTAGATTTGAAAGTGGCCACTGTTGGTGCATCTTTGACCTCATCTGGAAGTTTGTTCCACAGTTGAGCAGCGTAAAAGCTAAAAGCAGCCTCACCATGTTTACCACTTAAGCACTAAATTATTTGCTCCTCATTCACCCACTTgtccacacccacacccacagcCACAACCCCAAAATCAACAACTAACTGTCCTGATTTATGAAATGCACTGTTTGAGTATTTGAGTATGgaagacagaacctgccaaaataaacaaataaatgactcggtcaataaataaatagataaataaatagataaacaattagataaataaataagtaaataaataaatatgtcattaaatgtagtcattaattaattgatcaaatgtgacataaattgatatctctgttttaattttaaattgtatttatttatgtttgcatttttttatttattaaatttttgtttgattcatttttatttatttatttattttttgcatttattcatttatttttgcatttattatttaattatttttgcattcttttattttttatatatattctaaaagtatttacttacagtatgtatttgtgcatttgtttatttatttgagtgtttgcccatgaaaataaaaaaacttgcATTATGTCAAAACTATGACAAAAGATTGATTTACTGAATCAAAATATGGTatactaagtcaaaattatgcatattaaaacatttatcaaaacaacaaacattttatataaatattaagtGTTGCACTGGTAGGGTAATAGCTGTTACATCTCCACAGCTTACCTATGCGATTGGCTAAGTTTAACCTAGAAATATCACAGTTGAACCAAGGaaataacactgtaaaaaaGCTTATTGAAaggcaaacaacaacaacaacaaaacatgtttactgTTGTATGCCCATACATTCGCCATATCTCTGTCTACATTCATGAAATTAGCTGGTTTCTCAGGACCTTCAATATGGTCATATTTGTTTCAGGAATTGTAGCTTTGGTAAAGGTCGTACATGCAAACATGCTTCCTTTCTTCTGTTCATTAAGCTGTGAAACATACTGTAGGACCAgtatcagtggaaagaaaagGGGACACTGCCTGCAGTGTAATACACAGTTTAGGTGTTAATGCCACTCAGTATCACTATCGTTTCTTGTGAACACGTCCTTTATGTTTGTATCGGTATCAGTTTCAGAACCTCCCGTCTCGTTTTCATTACCTGTATGTCTCTAACtcctgctttctttctttctctttctctctacacacactcacacactggcTTTCATGTGCATTGATTCAATAACACTGAGGGGCCAGAATACATTACTGCATCCCGAAAGCTCAAACACCTTTGAGACCGACCGAGGaggtaaacaataaaaaatgtatgctgGAGAGTGAAAAGGCAGGCCTTCTAGTAAAAAGagctaaataaagtaaatatataatgtgaaacagTGTGAGGACACTAAAATGGTGTCGGAGTCAAAGGTGAGAGTAATTTCATCTTTTCAAATGCTTTTAACAAatgcagatagatagatggtgTGGTGTGAGGGTGAACTCACTCATGCAtgtatgcacatatatatacagtatctctgTGGAGGTGAGAAAACAAAAGGCGACCTGACGCATTTAAAGATACTTTCAGGAGGAAAGCGCCCAGATCACCTGAGGCTCTTATCTCAACAACACCTCTGGGCTCTGGGTGTGAGAGCTTTAATAAATGGCACCCTCCATCCTTCTGCTGGATCGAGCTTTAAGAGGCAGACACCTCGGAAGAGAAGTGGGTAAGGGTATTCATAtaataaagtgtattttttatgGCTCAGGCTATTTTTCATCTATATTCTGTAGCATAAAAAATCCTGTGACTTGCACTTAGATCAGCTGAAACCCCGGCACCCAAAAGGAACGATGTTGGACATTAAACACGGCTGAATGAGTTTCATTTCCTTTGACACGCAACAAGTACTGGCTATTTGAAGCAGACCTGGTTTAAATGGCATTTGAAGaaaaatgcttttctttgttttttctttagatgcctaaaacatgaaaaagtgccttctagggtgcctttccagTGGATAAAACGAGacgaagtgccctctagggtggcctttcagtggagaaaattGGATAAAGTCCCCTCTAAGGTGCCCTTTCAGGGAAGAAGACTAGaaaaagtgccctctagggtgcccttccagtggagcaAATTGGATATATTGTCATCTGGGGTgcctttccagtggagaaaacatgataaagtgccctctagggtgcccttccagtggagaaaacaagataaaatgccctctagggtgcccttccagtggagaaaattgGATGTATTGTCCTCTAAGGTgcctttccagt
This window contains:
- the tex261 gene encoding protein TEX261, with protein sequence MWFIYLLSWLSLIIQISFVTLAIAAGLYYLAELIEEYTVATSRIIKYMIMFSTGMLAGLYLFEGFPVLMVGVGLFTNLVYFGLLQTFPYILLSSPNFILSCVLVVVNHYMAFQYFAQEYYPFSEVLAYFTICLWVIPFAFFVSLSAGENVLPSTMQQGDDVVSNYFTKGKRGKRSGILLVFSFLKEAVLPSRQKMY